TCTGGGCGTTGTACGTCCGTTCCTTGACGTCCAGCTCGACCTTGACCGGGTCGGCCTTCTCGAAGCGCAGCTCGACGGTGACCTTGTCACCGACCTTCGGCGTGTTCTTCAGCCCCATGAACATGACGTGGCTGCCGCCGCGTTCCAGCTTGAGCTCGCCGTTGGCCGGCACGTCCATGGCCGCGACCTGCTGCATCTTCTGGTCCTTGGTCTCGTGGATCTGCAGATCGTCCGAGAGCGGGCTGGTGACGGCCGTGAGCTTGTCG
The Streptomyces sp. NBC_01296 DNA segment above includes these coding regions:
- a CDS encoding copper chaperone PCu(A)C, producing MNARTTRTLAAALSLTAALAISGCSSDSDSGSAAKAGADKPKMTVTGAFMPEPVNDKMAGAFMVIKNDSKTADKLTAVTSPLSDDLQIHETKDQKMQQVAAMDVPANGELKLERGGSHVMFMGLKNTPKVGDKVTVELRFEKADPVKVELDVKERTYNAQNTSAH